The Paenibacillus mucilaginosus 3016 genome includes the window ACGTCAAATCCGGCGTGTTCCGCTTCCGGGATGAGGTGACCAAGATCAACGTGCTGCAAATCCTCCCGAAGAGCAGTACCTTACTCACGAATCTCGGCATCGATTCAAACAGCTCTTTGAAGACCGAGTCCAATATCAAACAGAGCTATCTGAAAACCACCGATTATGAGATCACCATCGACACGATGAGCATTCTTGACTTTAATGCAACCGGGTTTACCACGCTGAACGGGAAATACGATATGCTTATTTTCGGATTCCGGGATGAGTACAACGCTTATGCTCCCATTAATGAACAAGCCTCCAAAGCAGTACAGACCTTCATTACTACCGGACAAGCGGTCATGTTCACGCATGATACCATCTATACGAACAGCAATTCGGCAAACTGGATGAATTATTTCCAGGCCGCTACCGGACAGATTGAACCGCAAACGAATATGGGCTTGAGGGCGCCCAATACGACAACGACGGTTGTCAAAGTCAATGAGGGGCTCCTGACCCAATTTCCATACGCATTAAGCAGCGGTACCTTGATCAATCTCACACACAACCAGTATTTCACGTTGAATCTGGAGGATCGTGCTGTTGTGCCTTGGTACAACGTCATCGGCAGCTCCCGGGATTTGACGGACAGCTGGAATCATTACTATACGTACTCCAAAGGGAATGTGACCTACTCGGGAACGGGCCACAGAAACACCGGCTTCCCGGATTGGGAGCAGCAGCTCTTCGTCAACACCATGTTCCGTGCTTATATCGGTTCCAACCATGCGCCGGTCATTAGCGCCTATGCGCCGGCGGTCTACTCGTCGACGGACAATAACATCATTCCGGCAAGCCAGGACATCTATGTAAGCTACAAGGCGGAGGATTACGATCTGAACGACCGGCACCTGACTACTTCCGTTACGTTCACCTATAACGGCAAGACGCAAACCGTGCTGCCTGCCGTACAGAAGTCGTCCGGCGAGATGGTCTCCCAAGGCTTCGCCAATCCCCTGCCGGACGGCGGGAATCTGACGATAACGATCACGGCCACCGATGCCAAAGGCGCCTCCTCCGTCAAGGAAATTCCGGTGAAGGTAGAGAAGGTAACGGCCAACCTTCAGCTGGCCCGTACGATCTCGGCTGCGAGGGTGGAGAAGAATACCACCGCCGAGCTGTCCTACACGATTACACCAAGCCCGGTTGCCTACAGCTCGAGCATCAAAGAGAGCGATCTTATCATCAAGGGCCTTCAGGTTAACGAAGTGTTCCCGGCTAACCTGGCTGTGAGCCAGCTTCCGGCCGGGCCAGGCACCTTCGTCAAGGAAGGAACTCTTTCCGGCGGATATACGGTGAAAGGCACCCTGCCGGATATCCAGTACCGCCGCTCGGGCGAACAGTTCATAGCGGATCCCGTATCCTTCAAGATCAGCGTAACGCCGCAGAAGAACGGTTCTTATCTGCTGGACAATTCAAAGCTGACGTTTACTGATTTTGTCCTGAATCAGATCTTAAACCATAGTGTGACGCGGACGCTTCCGTTCAATACATTCAATCTGGATGCCGTTACCACGATGACGTCTCTGGAGCTGACAGGGAAGAACCTGAGACTGAATGACGAGGATCGTCTGATTCCGACCATTCTGCCGCTGGATACGAGCAACAAGAATCTCACCTGGACCTCGCTCCAGCCGGATATCGTCAGCGTCAGCCAGACGGGGATCATCAAAGGTCTGAAGGCCGGCCAGGCCACAATCAGAGCCGTCTCCCAAGACGGGTCCAACTTGTCGGCAACCGCCGTTGTGAACGTCATAATCCCGGGCCTGAACATCATCGGTCCGGCGAACCTGTTCGTTGGCCAAAGCGAGGCCATGACAGCCAGCCTGCTCACGGCCAACGAGACGCCTACCTCTTATACGTGGTCTGTGGTGAGCGGCGGAGAGCATGTCTCGTTGTCCAACACGGATCAGGCATCGACTACGATCACAGGCGTGAAGCCGGGCACCTCCACTGTTCTTCTTACAGTCACTACGGATAAAGGCGCTGTATACACCAGAGAGGCGACGGTTACCGTTATGGCTCCGAAGCTGTCCATCATCGGACCAACCACCCTCTATGTGGGTGAACAGCAGGCTCTGGACTTCCGGTTGTCCGAAGGCTATGAGAATGCGACCGTCTACAGCTGGACCGTGAAGGATGGCGCAGGCAGCGCTCAGCTGACGAACGAGACGAAGCCCTCTGCCGTTCTGGAAGGACTGCTGAAAGGAACGGCAACGGTAAGCCTGACCATTGCCACCGATAAAGGCAGCACCTACAGTCAGGACTTCGTCGTCAATGTTGAAGACCCAAGCGTGGTGATCACTCCGGGTGAACGTGTTATGAATAAAGAAGAAACACTGACTCTTAGTGCGGCGTTTCTGCCTGACGGCCTCAAGATCCCCTATACCGTCCAATGGACGATCGAAGAGCCGAAGAGCGGCGTCGTGACGATCATAGACGGAGCCCAGTCGCTTCAGGGTCTGGTCATTAAAGGCCAGAAGCCGGGTACAGCTCATGTGGCCGTCACGGTGACCACAGACAAAGGCCGTGTCTATACCGACCGTACCGAAATTTCGGTGAGGGGGATCGGCATCTCCGGCGACAGTGAGATGTATGAATTCGAGACTAAGGATTTTCTTGCGATCGCCCAGTCCGTCCCGGGTACCGGTTCGTTCGTGAATGGTATTCTGAATGCAGCTAACTCGACGTGGAGTATCTTAGGCGGAGACGATGTTGTCAAACTACTTCAAGTTGAGGGTCAGAAGATTACTATCGAAGCGTTAAAGCCGGGACAAGCGCAGATCCGCATGGGACTCGGAGTGCTCTCCGCCACCCAGAACATCACGGTCAAGCCGCTCCTCGAGAGCCTCGAGCTTCCGGACAGTCTGCTTCTCAGCACCGGCACGAACAACACCAAGAACTTGTGGAGTCTGTTGGGCGCAAAGCTCGTCGAATCGCCCGAGATCCAGCTTCCGGCCGGCTTCGACTATAAAGAGGCCCGCTTGAAAGGGAATCTGATCTGGTCGAGCTCCGATCCGTCGATCGTTTCAGTGGATTCGAACGGTGTAATCACACCGATGAAAAATGGTACTGCCGACATTACGGTGAGTTACACCGACGCTTTAGGCAAAGCATATAAAGATACGGTCCAAGTTGTCGTCGGCAGCCTCTTGCTGCAGGGGGCTCACGAAATGATGGAGTTCTCGACGATCAACCTGACGGCAGGCTTCGATGCCGGTAATCTTTCGGCCGACCAGCTCGCCGAAATCAAGAATGGCCTCAACTTCCAATGGAGTACGGCTGACGATAAGATTGCTTCCCTGAATGCCCTGACCGGCAGTGGAGTCCTGCTCACCGGCAATCAACCCGGGGATACGGAGATCATTCTCGGCTCGGGCAAACTATCCGTTACTCATGCCATTACCGTGAAGTCGGCTCTTAAGGGCCTCGGACTGCCGGGCTCCTACAAGGTTAAGCGCGGCGCTCAAATCGACCTCTGGAAGCAGCTCGAAGCCGTGCTGGATCCGAGCATCACTCTGCCGGCAGGCATGAATTACAAGGAGTCTCGTTTGAAGGATCGTCTGACCTGGACGAGCTCCAGTCCGAACTATGTATCGGTCAACAAGAACGGAGTTGTCCAAGCTCTTAAGAATGGAACGGCCAAGATTACCGTCAAATATACCGACCAGCTCGGAAGAAACATCATTACCGCTACCCTATCGATTATCGTGGATACGCGTGATCGATTCTAAAGAGTATGGGCTTCGCCATCCATCCATCTAAGGACGGCGAAGCCCTTTTTCTACACCTGATAGACGGACGCATGACCAGAGTTCCCAAGACAAAAAAGAAGACTCCTGCTCATTCGCAGGAGTCTTCTCCTTTTGCACATAA containing:
- a CDS encoding DUF5057 domain-containing protein — translated: MRITGHLWHRFLCRLLVFTLLFSSLSAVGIRPSEAYAADEAVKTRILEITDSGTSDLSGILGGQTSSVELTTLRMKRFVALREDLDGRYDAIYIGKGTYNPAGLPAYNNTTQNHNTTHLQNDITNLKAKEIIDGFVNKGLPVILHTDVLNQVQTGKLYTMFSPYNKPATAKENVIFVSNTDIASYTAFSAKTKFVERSAVRPRFVLTASPTDYSTNNSFIYQDGDSLTFRFDIKNVTDVAKRGLIANLYLSADQVLSTGAEQLVAWAPVTQQTGNVLSFRLPKGFSGLQYWKLEIVEGTTLTKLKDVKSGVFRFRDEVTKINVLQILPKSSTLLTNLGIDSNSSLKTESNIKQSYLKTTDYEITIDTMSILDFNATGFTTLNGKYDMLIFGFRDEYNAYAPINEQASKAVQTFITTGQAVMFTHDTIYTNSNSANWMNYFQAATGQIEPQTNMGLRAPNTTTTVVKVNEGLLTQFPYALSSGTLINLTHNQYFTLNLEDRAVVPWYNVIGSSRDLTDSWNHYYTYSKGNVTYSGTGHRNTGFPDWEQQLFVNTMFRAYIGSNHAPVISAYAPAVYSSTDNNIIPASQDIYVSYKAEDYDLNDRHLTTSVTFTYNGKTQTVLPAVQKSSGEMVSQGFANPLPDGGNLTITITATDAKGASSVKEIPVKVEKVTANLQLARTISAARVEKNTTAELSYTITPSPVAYSSSIKESDLIIKGLQVNEVFPANLAVSQLPAGPGTFVKEGTLSGGYTVKGTLPDIQYRRSGEQFIADPVSFKISVTPQKNGSYLLDNSKLTFTDFVLNQILNHSVTRTLPFNTFNLDAVTTMTSLELTGKNLRLNDEDRLIPTILPLDTSNKNLTWTSLQPDIVSVSQTGIIKGLKAGQATIRAVSQDGSNLSATAVVNVIIPGLNIIGPANLFVGQSEAMTASLLTANETPTSYTWSVVSGGEHVSLSNTDQASTTITGVKPGTSTVLLTVTTDKGAVYTREATVTVMAPKLSIIGPTTLYVGEQQALDFRLSEGYENATVYSWTVKDGAGSAQLTNETKPSAVLEGLLKGTATVSLTIATDKGSTYSQDFVVNVEDPSVVITPGERVMNKEETLTLSAAFLPDGLKIPYTVQWTIEEPKSGVVTIIDGAQSLQGLVIKGQKPGTAHVAVTVTTDKGRVYTDRTEISVRGIGISGDSEMYEFETKDFLAIAQSVPGTGSFVNGILNAANSTWSILGGDDVVKLLQVEGQKITIEALKPGQAQIRMGLGVLSATQNITVKPLLESLELPDSLLLSTGTNNTKNLWSLLGAKLVESPEIQLPAGFDYKEARLKGNLIWSSSDPSIVSVDSNGVITPMKNGTADITVSYTDALGKAYKDTVQVVVGSLLLQGAHEMMEFSTINLTAGFDAGNLSADQLAEIKNGLNFQWSTADDKIASLNALTGSGVLLTGNQPGDTEIILGSGKLSVTHAITVKSALKGLGLPGSYKVKRGAQIDLWKQLEAVLDPSITLPAGMNYKESRLKDRLTWTSSSPNYVSVNKNGVVQALKNGTAKITVKYTDQLGRNIITATLSIIVDTRDRF